The Zobellia alginiliquefaciens genome contains a region encoding:
- a CDS encoding arylsulfotransferase family protein — MNKLKSRIGLSFSYVFLIVLTSCSSDDIDALSVVEDEEIIDDDNSGIDTNSYILAVDPDDGVELINHDGETLFEWAINGLGDDAELQSDGSLVAIQAATNPRINFGGYGGKFIKINADQTTDWEFTYSSDSYISHHDVNYLSNGNIIFLIWEKVDSDDAAQMGFSGNFDIYPDAVIEMNPLTQEVVWEWHFTDHVIQDYDSNLDNYGVVADYPNKIDINYNSTQNDGDITHANGLTLDETNDLLYVTVNYYSEVWVIDHSTTTEEAATSEGGNYNLGGDLVYRFGNPLAYDNVGDVTLNRVHYPNLFDDNKMLVFANNLYNGQSAVVEYQLSPPYQLVAGQDNEPTVTWEFTDPDLYNLSIGGAVRMSNGNTLIAEGDGTIWEVNNNGDVLWQTTDIRRPWRAYAFPVDDEAITALGL, encoded by the coding sequence ATGAACAAATTAAAAAGTAGAATTGGCTTATCATTTTCATATGTATTTTTGATTGTCTTAACTAGTTGTAGTAGTGATGATATAGACGCTTTAAGTGTAGTGGAAGATGAAGAAATTATAGATGATGATAACAGTGGCATAGACACAAATTCATACATATTAGCGGTAGATCCAGATGATGGGGTAGAATTGATCAACCATGATGGCGAAACTTTGTTTGAATGGGCAATTAATGGCTTGGGAGATGATGCCGAATTGCAGAGTGATGGTAGTCTGGTGGCTATCCAAGCAGCTACTAACCCACGGATTAATTTTGGGGGTTATGGCGGTAAATTCATAAAAATAAATGCGGATCAGACCACGGATTGGGAGTTTACCTATTCTAGTGATTCCTATATTTCGCACCATGATGTAAACTACCTTTCCAACGGTAATATTATTTTCTTAATATGGGAAAAGGTAGATTCGGACGATGCCGCTCAAATGGGCTTTTCAGGTAATTTTGATATTTACCCTGATGCCGTAATTGAAATGAATCCGTTGACCCAAGAAGTGGTTTGGGAATGGCATTTTACCGATCATGTAATTCAGGATTATGATAGCAATCTTGATAATTATGGAGTTGTGGCGGATTATCCGAATAAAATTGACATCAATTATAATAGCACTCAGAATGACGGTGATATTACCCATGCTAACGGGCTAACTTTAGACGAAACCAATGACCTTTTGTATGTAACGGTCAATTATTATAGTGAAGTTTGGGTCATAGACCATAGTACTACTACTGAAGAAGCGGCTACGAGCGAAGGAGGCAATTATAATCTAGGTGGGGATTTGGTATATCGCTTTGGAAATCCGCTAGCGTATGATAACGTTGGGGATGTTACGTTAAACCGGGTACATTACCCGAACCTTTTTGATGACAACAAAATGCTGGTTTTTGCCAATAACCTATATAACGGGCAATCTGCAGTGGTGGAATATCAATTAAGTCCGCCCTACCAACTAGTTGCAGGGCAAGATAACGAGCCTACGGTAACTTGGGAGTTCACGGACCCGGATCTATATAATTTATCTATTGGGGGTGCCGTACGTATGAGCAATGGCAATACTTTAATAGCGGAAGGTGATGGTACTATTTGGGAGGTAAACAATAACGGTGATGTTCTATGGCAGACGACGGATATAAGAAGGCCATGGCGAGCTTATGCCTTTCCGGTAGACGATGAGGCTATAACAGCCTTGGGATTGTAA
- a CDS encoding nitroreductase family protein → MDTKPHILVNGHTHVRYQENILSQKELLKQSQALYFHLNKRRSVREYADTPVPKEVIETLIKTASTAPSGAHKQPWTFCAVSNPALKSKIREAAEAEEKESYESRMSERWKKDLEPLGTDMHKPFLEIAPWLIIVFKKVHDIDEKGEKTNNYYVNESVGIACGMLITAIHKAGLVTLTHTPSPMNFLAKLLNRPSNERAYLLLPVGYPKSPTYVPDIKRKPLDEVAEFYE, encoded by the coding sequence ATGGACACTAAACCGCATATTTTAGTCAACGGACACACACATGTACGCTACCAAGAGAACATACTGTCCCAAAAAGAATTACTGAAACAAAGCCAGGCGCTTTATTTTCATTTGAACAAAAGAAGATCCGTTCGGGAATACGCAGATACTCCTGTTCCCAAAGAAGTGATTGAAACCTTGATTAAAACGGCTTCTACGGCACCCTCGGGAGCACACAAACAACCTTGGACGTTCTGTGCGGTTTCCAACCCTGCATTAAAATCAAAAATAAGAGAGGCGGCCGAAGCTGAAGAAAAAGAGAGCTACGAAAGTAGAATGAGCGAAAGATGGAAAAAGGACCTAGAACCTCTGGGTACGGATATGCATAAACCTTTTCTAGAAATTGCCCCGTGGCTTATTATCGTGTTTAAAAAAGTTCATGATATAGATGAGAAGGGTGAAAAAACAAACAACTATTACGTAAATGAATCGGTAGGTATTGCTTGTGGCATGCTTATTACCGCAATACATAAAGCCGGTCTGGTTACATTGACCCACACCCCTAGCCCTATGAATTTTCTTGCCAAGTTATTGAACAGGCCCAGTAATGAACGGGCCTATTTACTGCTACCCGTAGGGTATCCAAAATCACCCACCTACGTTCCGGATATTAAAAGAAAGCCGTTAGATGAAGTTGCGGAGTTCTATGAGTAA
- a CDS encoding DUF6503 family protein: MNSKLKNVLAGTLMAFVAVGTVNAQESEAKVTELLDALEEVNGGYGTLAAKKDVEYHYVYDNFDKGKDVSTERYIFNGEQSWGSYDQHEINLLPKQEGVAVQSLVDNQPALTLDGKSITDPKALGGTVFLRKVNFYWFAMMYKLTNPGTNYKYLGTEKVGDVTYDKVSLTYNADVTKKEQNDEYILYFNPETHLVDQFFFSLPAFGINQPILKMTLTYETVDGVLLSTVRESYMPNKEGGYVKSGEYTMTDIRFNNGFKKEDFLLK; the protein is encoded by the coding sequence ATGAATTCAAAACTTAAAAACGTATTAGCCGGAACTTTAATGGCTTTTGTAGCTGTAGGTACGGTAAATGCTCAGGAATCTGAGGCTAAAGTAACCGAGTTACTGGATGCTTTGGAAGAAGTGAATGGGGGTTACGGAACTTTGGCCGCTAAAAAAGATGTGGAATACCACTATGTGTATGACAACTTTGACAAAGGTAAAGATGTCTCCACCGAACGTTATATTTTTAATGGTGAACAGTCTTGGGGTTCGTATGACCAACATGAAATTAATTTACTGCCCAAACAAGAAGGAGTAGCGGTACAATCGCTAGTAGATAACCAACCGGCCCTAACATTAGATGGTAAAAGTATTACCGACCCAAAAGCACTTGGAGGAACGGTTTTCTTGCGTAAGGTGAATTTTTACTGGTTTGCAATGATGTATAAATTGACGAATCCAGGTACGAACTATAAATACCTTGGCACCGAAAAAGTGGGTGATGTTACCTATGACAAAGTAAGCTTGACTTACAATGCCGATGTGACCAAAAAAGAGCAAAACGATGAATATATTCTGTATTTCAATCCAGAAACACATTTGGTAGATCAGTTTTTCTTTTCGTTACCCGCATTTGGTATCAACCAACCCATTTTAAAAATGACCTTGACTTACGAAACAGTAGATGGTGTTTTATTATCTACGGTACGTGAAAGTTATATGCCCAATAAAGAAGGGGGTTATGTAAAAAGTGGTGAATACACTATGACGGATATAAGATTCAATAATGGTTTTAAGAAAGAAGATTTTCTTTTGAAATAG
- a CDS encoding sulfatase family protein, producing the protein MNHSLYVLYISFFCLPILLFGQEGKSENTTAQKPNIVLIIADDVNWDDIGPYGNKNIRTTNLDQLAKDGMLFTDAFLTTSSCSPSRTSIISGLYPHNTDAEQLAWPLPEEKRTFVQELKNTGYWTGLAGKYHLGEAVTDDFDVLLEMQWNDNIGLKGLDRRLVGDGSGCDEWIKLLQQRPKDTPFFTWLASYDAHRPFYEGITDNPHAPEDVILPPYVPNTDGVKKDFALYYDEISRMDAYIGKVVAELEAQNVADNTIILFISDNGRAFPRDKTTLYEGGIKTPWIIKWPAKIKGGQTNTELVSSVDIAPTFMQMAGLEPLQEFDGLSFMPLLENKEVAIHDEIYAEDHFHDFEDYTRAVRTKQYKYIKNYYSDLPNTPSADIIRGLGWQSMLEEKKKGTLNEAQLKCFTTPRDTDELFDIVADSYELNNLASNPEYSSILKDMKSRLEKIRTATNDVLPSERTPDDFFRETGLPTKYRIRPRPSKAVYMKARAEGEVLVNPDFME; encoded by the coding sequence ATGAATCACAGTCTGTACGTTTTATATATATCTTTTTTTTGTTTACCCATTCTACTATTCGGTCAGGAGGGAAAATCGGAAAACACAACTGCCCAAAAACCAAATATTGTTCTCATTATTGCCGATGATGTAAACTGGGATGATATTGGCCCTTATGGTAACAAAAATATCAGAACTACCAATTTGGACCAACTGGCAAAAGATGGAATGCTATTTACAGATGCCTTTTTAACTACAAGCTCCTGTAGCCCCAGTAGAACCAGTATTATTTCTGGTCTCTACCCCCATAACACCGATGCAGAACAGTTGGCATGGCCTCTGCCCGAGGAGAAAAGGACCTTTGTTCAGGAATTAAAAAACACAGGATATTGGACCGGTTTGGCCGGAAAATATCATCTAGGCGAAGCCGTTACCGACGATTTTGATGTGTTGTTGGAAATGCAATGGAACGATAATATTGGCCTAAAGGGATTGGATAGAAGATTAGTTGGCGACGGTAGTGGTTGTGATGAATGGATCAAACTCCTACAACAAAGACCAAAAGACACGCCCTTTTTTACGTGGTTAGCTTCTTATGATGCGCACAGGCCTTTTTACGAAGGTATAACGGATAATCCGCATGCGCCCGAAGATGTGATTTTACCCCCTTATGTACCAAATACGGACGGAGTTAAAAAGGACTTTGCTTTATACTATGACGAAATTTCTAGAATGGACGCGTACATTGGCAAAGTGGTCGCGGAACTGGAGGCTCAAAATGTGGCCGACAACACCATTATCCTCTTTATTTCGGATAACGGGAGAGCTTTCCCAAGAGATAAAACTACCTTATACGAAGGCGGTATAAAAACACCATGGATTATAAAATGGCCTGCAAAAATTAAAGGCGGACAAACCAATACGGAATTGGTGAGCTCCGTGGATATAGCACCAACTTTTATGCAAATGGCAGGATTAGAGCCTTTACAGGAGTTTGATGGCCTTAGCTTTATGCCATTATTGGAAAACAAAGAAGTAGCCATTCACGATGAAATATATGCGGAAGACCATTTTCATGATTTTGAAGATTATACCAGAGCAGTACGCACCAAGCAATATAAGTACATAAAGAATTACTATTCGGATTTGCCGAATACGCCTTCAGCGGATATTATAAGAGGGCTTGGCTGGCAAAGTATGCTTGAAGAAAAGAAAAAAGGAACTTTAAACGAGGCTCAGCTTAAATGTTTTACCACACCCAGAGATACAGATGAGCTTTTTGACATTGTCGCAGATTCGTACGAGCTGAACAATCTAGCAAGCAATCCTGAATACAGCAGTATACTGAAAGACATGAAATCTAGATTAGAAAAAATAAGAACCGCAACCAATGATGTGCTTCCTTCGGAAAGAACTCCGGATGATTTCTTTAGGGAAACAGGTTTGCCTACCAAATATCGCATACGTCCAAGACCTTCTAAAGCGGTATATATGAAAGCCCGAGCAGAAGGTGAAGTTTTGGTAAATCCTGATTTTATGGAGTAG
- a CDS encoding sigma-70 family RNA polymerase sigma factor, producing the protein MRQLKITKQITNRDTKSLEKYFQEISKIDLITPEEEVELTRKIREGDDVALNRLVNANLRFVVSTAKQYQGSGLRLSDLINEGNIGLVKAAKRFDETRGFKFISYAVWWIRQSILQAISNHSRMVRIPLNKISEISKINKVHSSLEQRHQRPPSAIEIAKELDMNAAQVKFAMKNSGKHLSMDAPFQEGESSSLYDVIQSKDATSPDANMMVDSLRTDLDHILNTLPDRESAIIKLYYGIGERSPRSLSEIGELFDITRERVRQIREKSIRMLRNRSQNEILKAYL; encoded by the coding sequence ATGAGGCAATTGAAAATCACGAAACAAATTACGAACAGAGACACTAAATCCTTAGAAAAGTACTTTCAAGAAATATCTAAAATTGATTTGATCACCCCAGAGGAAGAAGTGGAACTAACAAGAAAAATTCGTGAAGGAGATGATGTTGCCCTTAATAGATTAGTAAATGCCAATCTACGATTTGTAGTTTCTACGGCAAAACAATACCAAGGAAGCGGATTACGACTTTCTGACCTGATCAATGAAGGTAATATTGGGTTGGTAAAAGCAGCCAAACGTTTTGATGAAACCAGAGGGTTTAAATTTATCTCCTATGCCGTATGGTGGATCAGACAATCCATATTACAGGCCATTTCCAATCACTCGCGAATGGTACGGATACCGCTGAACAAAATAAGCGAAATCAGTAAAATCAATAAGGTGCATTCTTCTTTGGAACAAAGGCACCAAAGACCTCCTAGCGCCATAGAAATCGCCAAGGAATTAGATATGAATGCCGCTCAAGTGAAATTCGCTATGAAAAATTCTGGAAAGCATTTATCTATGGATGCCCCTTTTCAAGAAGGAGAATCTTCTAGTTTATATGACGTTATTCAATCTAAAGACGCAACTAGCCCTGATGCTAATATGATGGTCGATTCCCTTAGAACCGATCTAGACCATATTTTAAATACACTCCCGGACAGAGAAAGTGCCATCATTAAGTTATACTATGGCATTGGAGAACGCAGCCCAAGAAGTTTAAGTGAAATTGGTGAACTTTTTGATATTACAAGAGAACGGGTAAGACAAATAAGGGAGAAATCGATTCGTATGCTCAGAAATAGGTCTCAGAACGAAATTTTAAAAGCATATCTGTAA
- a CDS encoding DUF4494 domain-containing protein produces the protein MSATWYECKVKYRKLDETSGTQKVKTEPFLVDAISYTEAESRITEEMSVYLSDTDEIKITNIKVANYAEIHPFENSDRWFKSRVSLIAFDEESGKERKTNQYLLVQANDVKEAYDNTVGVMKDTMGEYTIPAISESPIMDVFPYFSGEEDELERLEKFNALKDSVPVNLEMDEKLEMADVLAESEEE, from the coding sequence ATGAGTGCAACGTGGTATGAATGCAAAGTAAAATATAGAAAGCTTGATGAAACATCGGGCACACAAAAAGTAAAAACAGAACCTTTTTTGGTAGATGCCATTTCGTATACCGAGGCGGAAAGTAGAATAACCGAAGAAATGTCCGTTTACTTAAGTGATACCGATGAAATTAAGATTACCAATATAAAAGTGGCAAACTACGCAGAGATCCACCCTTTTGAGAATTCTGACCGCTGGTTTAAGTCTAGAGTATCTTTAATCGCTTTTGATGAGGAAAGTGGTAAGGAGCGTAAAACGAATCAATACCTATTGGTACAGGCAAATGATGTAAAAGAAGCGTATGACAATACGGTTGGCGTTATGAAGGATACCATGGGCGAGTATACCATACCTGCCATTTCAGAATCCCCAATTATGGATGTATTCCCTTATTTTTCTGGTGAGGAAGATGAACTGGAGCGCTTGGAGAAATTCAATGCGTTAAAAGATTCTGTTCCCGTAAATCTTGAAATGGACGAAAAACTGGAAATGGCCGATGTGCTAGCAGAAAGTGAAGAAGAGTAG
- a CDS encoding response regulator has protein sequence MKLEIVIVDDSVVWLSLAEKLAKTHPLVRSVTTFEDSYDAWIHIQISKPQVVLSDIEMPGMDGLSFLEMFGNRMPFISSSTKQSFEDIARELGCVDFISKPYTKNEFHKSIDLVYKQIHGRTAAS, from the coding sequence ATGAAACTTGAAATAGTTATTGTGGACGATTCCGTTGTATGGTTGTCCTTAGCTGAAAAGCTTGCCAAAACCCATCCTTTAGTGCGCAGTGTAACTACTTTTGAAGATTCATATGATGCTTGGATACATATTCAAATTTCAAAACCACAGGTGGTATTATCGGATATAGAAATGCCAGGAATGGACGGACTGTCTTTTCTTGAAATGTTCGGTAACCGAATGCCTTTTATATCTAGTTCTACCAAACAAAGCTTTGAAGATATAGCAAGAGAACTTGGGTGTGTAGATTTTATTAGCAAACCCTATACAAAAAATGAATTTCACAAATCGATAGATTTGGTCTACAAACAGATACATGGGAGAACTGCCGCCTCCTAA
- a CDS encoding Na+/H+ antiporter NhaC family protein has translation MTQVKAVVANYKALFPFLVFVAVFLGAGIYQNDFYALPAPIAVIAGILVAFMMFRQPMNSKIGILLKGCGDDKILTMCLIYLLAGAFAAITKAMGSVDAIVHLGLDIISQEYIYVGVFVIAAFLSISTGTSVGAIVALAPIVIGFADTGDFALSILCGALLGGAMFGDNLSVISDTTIAATQSLEVKMSDKFKANIKIALPAAIVSMAILIYQGLSLNSQGMEMETFTYSILKIAPYLIVIILSVVGINVFVTLVLGVISAGILGVLYGDFSILEFTRIVYTGFTNMTEIFLLSLLTGGLAALVTYNGGIEFILTKIKTFIKSKRTAQFGIAALVSSINTAIANNTVSIIISGPIAKSITDEYSLENKQTASILDIYACITQGLLPYGAQALMILSFASGKITYLDLVGNTWYLLLLLVSSVLFIGFKKASKSINSIKI, from the coding sequence ATGACTCAGGTTAAGGCTGTGGTTGCAAACTACAAGGCACTATTTCCATTTTTAGTATTTGTTGCTGTCTTTTTAGGTGCGGGTATCTATCAAAATGATTTTTATGCCCTCCCCGCTCCTATTGCGGTAATTGCAGGAATCCTTGTGGCATTCATGATGTTCAGGCAGCCCATGAATTCTAAAATAGGTATTCTTCTAAAGGGATGTGGTGACGATAAAATACTCACCATGTGCCTAATTTATTTATTGGCGGGCGCCTTTGCCGCCATTACCAAAGCTATGGGTAGCGTTGATGCTATTGTTCATTTAGGATTGGATATTATTAGTCAGGAGTATATTTATGTGGGCGTATTCGTTATCGCCGCTTTTTTATCCATTTCTACCGGAACCTCCGTGGGTGCTATTGTTGCATTGGCCCCAATTGTTATCGGTTTCGCAGATACGGGAGACTTTGCGTTATCTATTTTATGTGGAGCATTGTTGGGGGGTGCAATGTTTGGGGATAACCTTTCCGTAATTTCAGATACGACCATTGCCGCTACCCAATCGCTAGAAGTTAAAATGAGCGATAAATTTAAAGCCAACATAAAAATAGCGTTACCAGCGGCCATAGTTAGTATGGCTATTCTTATCTATCAAGGCTTATCACTCAATAGCCAAGGCATGGAAATGGAAACTTTCACCTATTCCATTCTTAAAATAGCGCCCTATTTAATTGTAATTATTTTATCCGTAGTTGGTATCAATGTATTTGTTACCTTGGTATTGGGTGTGATCTCGGCTGGAATATTAGGTGTTCTTTATGGCGATTTCTCAATACTCGAATTCACGAGAATAGTCTATACCGGTTTTACGAATATGACCGAAATATTCTTATTATCCCTGTTAACAGGAGGTTTAGCTGCTTTAGTGACATATAACGGAGGAATTGAATTTATTCTTACCAAGATCAAAACATTCATTAAAAGTAAAAGAACAGCTCAATTTGGTATTGCAGCTTTAGTATCGAGTATCAATACAGCAATTGCGAACAATACCGTATCCATTATCATTTCTGGACCCATTGCTAAATCCATTACCGATGAATACTCCTTAGAAAACAAACAAACTGCCTCAATTTTAGATATTTACGCCTGTATAACCCAAGGACTGTTGCCTTACGGAGCCCAGGCTTTAATGATTTTGAGCTTTGCCAGTGGAAAAATCACCTATTTAGATTTGGTTGGCAATACGTGGTATTTATTACTATTGTTGGTGTCTAGTGTACTATTCATAGGCTTCAAGAAGGCTAGTAAAAGCATAAATTCCATCAAAATCTAA
- a CDS encoding outer membrane beta-barrel protein, translating to MKHLFLIVTTVLIGNLANAQLQVSASSGYALGSATMKLGERVNASETENTYGSYGEGVNFQVRGTYFFDESFGVDLGIGYLHGTDQDISMVNLPDTEVDAIARARAFGASASVVYKFTNNIYGRFGALIKLGGKTEGVVYQKSVFSEAEADALGVPQGSYSETNYKEDFHGHFPLGFVGALGYQYELNSNFSVFVEAEYYGISLKRKDSELSAFHTDVKLPDGSVAVNGLYTLENLPDGVVKKTDYVDNLSNTNTDPSQELSQKVPYSSFGLNIGVTYKFKRTVKQ from the coding sequence ATGAAACATTTATTTCTAATTGTCACTACGGTGCTTATTGGTAATTTAGCTAATGCACAACTTCAAGTTTCTGCAAGTTCTGGCTATGCCCTGGGAAGTGCTACTATGAAACTTGGAGAAAGGGTGAACGCTTCTGAAACGGAAAATACATATGGTAGTTATGGCGAGGGAGTCAATTTTCAAGTTAGGGGAACTTATTTTTTTGATGAATCCTTCGGTGTGGATTTAGGTATTGGATATTTGCACGGTACAGACCAAGATATCTCTATGGTAAATTTACCGGATACTGAAGTAGATGCTATTGCCAGAGCACGTGCTTTTGGTGCTTCGGCTTCCGTGGTATACAAGTTCACCAATAACATTTATGGTCGGTTTGGGGCCTTGATTAAATTAGGAGGGAAAACGGAAGGTGTGGTCTATCAAAAATCTGTTTTTTCCGAGGCTGAGGCGGATGCCTTGGGAGTTCCACAGGGTTCGTATTCAGAGACTAATTACAAAGAAGATTTTCACGGACATTTTCCTTTAGGTTTTGTGGGTGCACTCGGGTATCAATATGAACTAAATTCTAATTTTAGTGTTTTCGTAGAAGCGGAGTATTACGGTATCAGTCTGAAACGAAAAGACTCGGAACTATCTGCATTTCATACCGATGTTAAACTTCCCGATGGTTCGGTAGCTGTAAACGGACTATACACTTTAGAAAACCTACCTGACGGCGTTGTGAAAAAAACGGATTATGTAGATAATCTTTCAAATACCAATACTGACCCTTCCCAAGAACTATCTCAAAAAGTACCTTATTCTTCTTTTGGGCTGAATATTGGGGTTACCTATAAATTTAAGCGCACAGTTAAGCAATAA
- a CDS encoding phage tail protein produces MAENLLVNFHFKVDWGGTRIGFTEVTGLDIEQEVLEYREGASPEYAPIKIPGLRRYSNIILKRGVFKSDNEYYEWLNTTQLNIVEKRDITISLLNESHEPVVVWLVKSAWPVALKSTNLHSTNSEIAIESLELAHEGLSIEHT; encoded by the coding sequence ATGGCAGAAAATCTATTAGTTAATTTTCATTTTAAAGTTGATTGGGGAGGTACTCGAATCGGTTTTACAGAGGTCACTGGGTTGGATATTGAACAAGAGGTTCTTGAATACCGTGAAGGTGCTAGTCCGGAATATGCTCCAATAAAAATCCCTGGTTTACGTCGTTATTCTAATATTATATTAAAGAGAGGTGTTTTTAAATCGGATAACGAGTACTATGAATGGCTAAATACCACCCAATTGAATATTGTAGAAAAACGAGATATTACCATCTCGCTTTTAAATGAAAGTCATGAACCCGTAGTAGTATGGCTTGTAAAATCGGCATGGCCCGTAGCCCTTAAATCTACAAACCTGCATAGCACGAATAGCGAAATAGCTATTGAGAGTTTAGAGCTTGCTCATGAAGGTTTAAGTATTGAACATACATAA
- a CDS encoding phage tail protein: MAIVNKYPPLNTHFAVDFHSKEYGLDHKFQSVDGLSVKLVKDEMRKEPIAQFQDIVLKRAYEPNSKLLAWCMDTINNKKYLHENFTIRLLDAKHETISAWDIEQALPVGWNIEELHAQDTRILIETITFKYSYFQILNSKGKKISPKTK; the protein is encoded by the coding sequence ATGGCTATTGTAAATAAATATCCGCCGTTAAACACACACTTTGCTGTGGATTTCCATAGTAAGGAATATGGTTTAGACCATAAATTTCAATCTGTAGACGGACTTAGCGTAAAGCTTGTAAAAGATGAGATGCGTAAAGAGCCCATAGCTCAGTTTCAAGACATTGTTTTAAAGCGAGCTTACGAACCAAACTCTAAACTGCTTGCCTGGTGTATGGATACTATCAATAATAAAAAATATCTCCATGAAAATTTCACTATTAGGTTGTTAGATGCTAAACATGAGACTATTAGCGCTTGGGATATTGAGCAAGCTTTGCCTGTAGGCTGGAATATTGAAGAGCTTCATGCGCAAGACACTAGAATACTAATAGAAACTATTACATTTAAATACAGTTATTTTCAGATTTTAAACAGTAAGGGCAAAAAAATCTCACCTAAAACGAAGTAA
- a CDS encoding DUF6642 family protein, protein MLEKRNQLPQEQLTDEDYFIYCLEGVDEIATDKVTQAQIDLEQLAMNYGIASIYKTCDTIEGLEDSLNALVLDDHNFKDYEIIYLVMAGEPNSICLNDYYYSLQEIAEIFEGKLKGKILHFSNAKILNLDEEEAQYFLDITNAKAVSGYGNEFKGVSSSNLDKAFFNLFKEDDDMLEVVEELHQRHYNACKVLDFRMYY, encoded by the coding sequence TTGTTAGAAAAAAGAAATCAGTTACCCCAAGAACAATTAACAGATGAAGACTACTTCATCTACTGTTTAGAAGGGGTGGACGAGATAGCGACAGACAAGGTTACCCAAGCGCAAATAGATTTGGAGCAATTGGCCATGAATTATGGTATTGCCAGTATTTATAAAACATGCGACACCATTGAAGGGTTAGAAGACAGCTTAAATGCATTAGTGCTCGATGATCATAATTTTAAGGATTATGAAATCATCTACCTTGTTATGGCAGGGGAGCCCAATAGCATTTGCTTAAATGATTACTACTACAGTTTACAGGAAATCGCGGAAATTTTTGAAGGAAAATTAAAAGGAAAGATTTTACATTTTTCAAACGCGAAAATTTTGAATTTAGATGAGGAAGAAGCACAATATTTCTTGGATATTACCAATGCAAAAGCGGTTTCTGGCTACGGAAACGAATTTAAAGGCGTAAGTAGCTCAAATCTGGACAAGGCGTTCTTTAATCTATTTAAAGAAGACGATGATATGCTGGAAGTAGTAGAAGAGTTGCACCAAAGACATTATAATGCCTGTAAAGTACTGGATTTTAGGATGTATTATTGA